In Stigmatopora nigra isolate UIUO_SnigA chromosome 21, RoL_Snig_1.1, whole genome shotgun sequence, the genomic stretch ATGAGGAGGAGCAGCGGCCAGGCGTGACGGTCCTGTCGGGGGTCCGCCCTCTGGGCAGCGTGCCCCGCCTcgcccagcagcaccagcagGGCCAGCAAGTGCGTCCAGATGTTGACCGTTTCGTTGTGGCGCCGGAAGGCCGACAACAAGTAGTACCTCCAGGGTTGGTGGAGGGGACGGTAGCCGGCGCGGACGTAGCGCTCGCGGAAGAAGTGGGGCACCTCGGTGTCGCGCAGGGTGCCTGGCGGCGGGGGTGGCGATGGGCCGGGGATCCGCTCGGGCTGCCGCCAGCTGACAAAGAGGCCACCCATTCGCTCCATTGCCGACGGTATCCGATTCCTTCCGACTGGGAGGGGTAAATGAACCTCGgttaacaaaataacaacaacccaGGCATgagtaaatgtaaaataaagagtcataaaatgtctttttagggGTGTATAAGTCTTTTGCGACCACGCTctttggatgccattgacggccatagacgtccaattcatttatagccgtcaatgacctttttttcccagatCAATTCAATTAAGCTCATGATAACTTTGGAAAGGAGCTTCGCCTTCCTTAAAAGTGTCAATACAATAATTCGAGTCTTTCtgattatttctatttaaaaaatgctcttGCGAAATGTCCAGGTAAACGCCTAAGTCTGCCCTTTAATTGAGTCTTGATTCAATATCTTCCCCTTCATTTCgcattttaaacattgtttGGAGTCATAAGCGaagcaaaatgtctttttgtgtttgtttaaattGAAAGAGTAGAAAAGTGGAGCAATCCTGTCTGACGTCGTGATTGTCAGTCAAGTGCGAAGAAGTTGCGAAAAGTTGCTTCTCTCGGCACGTCTTGCTATCCGAGAGGTTTAACGACATCGCGTTGGACTTGATTTAACgtcaagaagtttttttttcctcaccgtGTCTGCGACCTTTTTTCTGCGTCTTCCTCGTTCCGATGACAAAACTCGGGGGAAAAGAACCAAATGTGTCGGAGATGAGTTTGTCGTCAAGCTACCCGACAAAAGGGAAGCGAAAAACCCGGTGGAAAAACTTcgcaaaataaaagctggtgCGTGTTTTACATGCGTAAAAGTGGACGACAACGTCCAGGGTACGACTCAGTGCAGCTGGTGTCATTTTGTTTCGATATAAGagataaacaaaaagaaaacagagtACTTAGTATTGCCTAAACATCTATTTCATCGGCTCCCGGGTTTCCAATGACGTCGTATTTTATTGTGTCGGTCAAACGGAAGCTTCGCAACCGTCTGCGTCCCCCCAGCCTGACGAAGTCGTAGGCGGGACGACTGACAAGTTGTTTCCCCTCCTAAACTGGCCATGGCGGACTCTAGCGAGAAGGAAAGCGCAAAAAACTATGAAATTGCGTCGGAGAGGATTAACCCAATGGCTGGTCGCTTTCCCCACTGTATCGTGTGGACGCCCATTCCCGTGTTGTCGTAAGTTAGGTCTGGCTAGCGCCCTCCAGCTTGTGCTCGTCGGCTTCATTGGGGCAAAAATGCCCGGATGTAGCGCGTAGTGACAGGCACGTTAGCGTAGCAAGCTAGCTGTCAAACGTACACTATTACCGTTTCCTTGACTACGTTATATCCAAGTCatactttctctctttttctgccCTTACCAGCCCAGTGTTTTCTACTTCTGTAATGGCAATTcatataaataatgaataaatactctACTACACAGGCATTCAAGCGTAATACTTGCTATTCTTTCAATAATGTGACTATTTGGATTGTTTTGCCAGTTGGCTGTTTCCCTTTATTGGACACATGGGCATCTGCACGTCAACTGGGGTCATCCGAGACTTTGCCGGACCCTATTTTGTCTCCGTAAGTGACTTCTTCTTGCATCCACGGATGAAATGCAAAGACATGATCAATTGTATGATAATATTCGATTTAATATGGGGGCGGGGGACTATAAAATTGGTTTAAGATAACTTTGATCCTTTTGTTTTGTCGCGCAGGAGGACAACATGGCTTTTGGGAAACCGACAAAGTGAGTCAACGTGGCGGATTTCGTTCCACGGCGTTACTTTTAACGGCGCCGTGTTGGATAACTTTAGGTACTGGATGCTGGATGTTAGCAAAGTGTACACGGGCGCCTGGGACTCGGCGGTGCACGATGCTTCCGAGGAGTATAAGCACAGGATGGTGGGTTTGTAGAATTTGGCCTCATTCGTATTTGAAAGCGCGTGGCATGAGACGGCTACCAAAATGAAGAGCACTTACTTTCCCTGCAGCACAACCTGTGTTGCGACAACTGCCACTCGCACGTGGCCATGGCTCTCAACTTGATGCGCTACGACGACAGCGCCTCGTGGAACATGCTCAAGCTTTGCCTCCTGCTGCTCCTGCGTGGGAAGCACATCAGGTAGTCAGTCACCTTTACCCAagtctttttcattttattaggtAGCCTCACCTTTCCCTCTTTTCTAGTTGCGCCGGCTTCCTGAAAACATGGCTGCCATTCCTCACGCTGGTGGCCGTCGCCGCCACAGTGGCGCTGGCCGTCCACCTGCGGTGACCCCTCCGGCTTTTGGATCTCGGATCCCGTGCCTTCGCCGTCCATTCGGTACATTGGTGGCTATCTCTGGAAAAGAATGCCAAAGTGAAAAAGGTTTATTTGTAGCCGGGCCCACGGacatctatcgccgtcaatggcattgacggttaaaagaaatgtcaatgaaatgcttttttaggtttgatttttttcctgtggGAGGGGAGGTCCCCGCAGTGCCTTGGGGTAACCGGGAGGCGGTCGGTCAAGAATGCCGAGACCAAAAGTGGCTCGGCGGGGGCGGGGCTATCAATATTTTGGCTTCCAAAAACGTGCTAATCCCTCCATGCCAAAGCCCGCCAGCTACTCTGTCAACAAGAATGTATTTATCAACATGTATACTAATAAACAATTTATTACTCTTCTCAACGCTTTGGGAATTgaatgaaacataaaaaaaacatggctatcattttgcttttttgttaAGTTCATCCAATTTAGAATTGATTATCTTACTCCTGAACAATATTATATATGAGACATTTCCCACGAAAATAATTCAGAtccatgaaaaataaaataggtgTATATATTGAAGGGACAAAAAAGGACTGACAACCTGTTCTAAAGTGATGAAACGATTGGCTACTGACGGCGCTCCACGTCCAATCCATGTTGAAGGGGAGGGGCCAATGCACACCTGCGGGCTCTCACCTTGATGAGGTAGCGTGCTTCAAAAGCCTGGCGCTCGCCACAATGGCTGACCGGTGCCAAGTGTGCAATTTCCAATTTGCCTTTTGAGGCTTGTGTTACTTTGAGGCACGCAACCTGCTTGCCTGCCGACCTGCCCGCACATATGGCTTGTGGAATTTATTTGgggtaagaaaagaaaataataataatgactttGCTGCCCTGTGTCTAAGTTACAGTATTTGCAGGGTCTTGCTGGTTTATTTGCTTCAAGCGGAACATGTGATCTGCTCGTGGGCTTCTCAAGAAGGTAACCTTttgactcctcctcctttttatCTTAAAGCTAACTTTTCCAAGCCTGACTGGAGTCTAAAGCGTTTTGGAAAAATAACCGTCATTAATACTTTATGCTTTATATGACCACAAACTaaagctattttaaaaaaatgagctaACATTGGCAACAAGCTAACACGCAtctgaaatgtacatttttagctCCCAAGATCCAAACCATGattgaatatttgtttgtcTAGCTCGAGGCATGACGTACGTCGGCTTTGGCCAATACGGCGATGGTCATCTGAGACGCAAGGAGATACTTCCCCAGAATAATTTCAGACAAGCGGCCATGGCCAGGGCCTCGGCGCAAAGTGGCAGCGACGGACTCTCAAGGGCACACGGACTAGCCAATCCTCGGTCCGCTTACTCGTCGCTCAAAATGGTTCGACCGCGCCCGGCGGCTGCAAATGTGGCTGTTCCCAAAAAGCCCAAGCGGCCTTACCTTTCGTCGCCCGTGGCGAGTTCTGGCTCTGTGAGTAGACACCACCAGCGAGCCTCCCACCCGACTGGAAGAAAGGATGCCGGACTTGAGAGGGGCGGAGGCGAAGTGCGCTCATCCATTTTTCTTCCCGGCTACGGCAAGCGAAAGTTCTTGGCCGGTATGAAGACGTCCGCCAAAGGCACCGCCTCCAAAGTCCAGATGGGTCAAGAGACGGTGAGATGGAGGCAAGCCAGCCCTAAGCATAGCCGAGGCCAGATGAGCTTCAAAAGTCAACGGCAATGGCGTCAGTGGCCGGGGGCAGACAGACGACTCTCCTCCCCCATGGACGTCCTGATCATCCCAGAGCGCTACGGCGGCTTTCCCATCCGGCGCCTGAAGGAGCCCAAGCCTCCGAAGGTGGCCCTTGGCAGGTCCGCTGCTCGCCATCTGAGACCGGAGACCAAGTGGACCAGAGTCAAGTTGCCATTCTGAATGTTTCAACCGCCGTGCCAACAATCCATTGAAGTTTCCCTTTTTGGACAGATTTGCAAAttgctattttggagaaataaataaaatgaacaccATCCCTACTTTTTattatggtctttttttttccatttagggAAAAACGAGGTGGGTAGGTTAACCCCAACCTTGAACGCTTCAAAGAGGAACTAGCCTATTTTTGGCTATTGAATCCAACTCTAATAACTCAATCTCATGTTATTGGCTAATAGCTAACAGCTAGCAAACAAGTCGACGGCTATAAAACGTGAGCAGAAACGGGAACTTTGTCGTTCCTTTTAACGTTAACTTGTTCAAAATACGAACGCGTGTAAAAACCCATAAATATTGATCCTTTTATAGTTTTTAAAGTGAAGTAATTGACTTACCTCGAAGTGTTGTGATACTCCATGTGACTTTCTTCCTCGGTGCAATTTAGACGATTTCACTACTGCTATAGCACGAACCCGCCATCTGGTGGCCGGAGTAGGAGCAAGCCTAACTTGCAACTTGTTAAGCGTGAAACATTTcgtggtcaaaacatgatttaaaacaCGTTTCCattacataaaaatgtaaaaatttcgCCCCACACTGACCATGAAATCATTTCCACACATTAGGGAATATATCCACAAAAGAGCTCTTAGAAAGATTTAATGTACATTTATTCTTAACACGTGGAACATATAGTATAAAGATTTGATACTGAATAAATGATATTCATTGAGGCAAAAAAGGGCAATGGGGCTAGGGGGAAAAATAGGACAGGAGGGGGAATTTACATCAAGTTTTTAGCTACATCTGAAATACAAATATGCAGAATTCgcatcactgaaaaaaaataaaacatttttcttcatcaaGGTCTAGTTGTTATTcagacatgatttttttctgttaaattcTCTACAGCCGCACCAGACAGTCTTGTGTGTTGTTaagtggtcatttttaaaaacggTGAAGCCACAGAATTGAGAACGCAAAGGGGGAGGGGCAGAGAGGAGGGGGCGTGTCCTTAATGTACAACATGGCAGTTTATGTACAAAGCAGCCGAGGACCGGTCCGACTACAAGTCATACAATCGAGGGAcgaaaagaagagaagaagaagaagaggtcGGGGCGTTGTAGTAGGTTCACCGTACTCtgaggggaagggggggggggggggggggggggggtcagccatcatcatcatcatcgtcgctTTTGACATAAAAACTACAGTTTGCTGCCCAGTCGGCGTATCTCAGTGTGAAACAGTATTATTACAGTATGTCGACACTTTCTTTGAAGGTGTACAGTACAGGGAAGTGGGCGGGGCGGAGGggccaaaaaagaaaatacagtccTACAATCTACTGCACAGTAGAGCACATACGTCCGCCCCCCAAATGATGTggttcctgtgtgtgtgtgtaggggaaAGGGGGGACTGGGGTGGGGGCGTTGAGCTTTACCAGCGATTCAGAGTCcttgggggtggagggggggtcAGAAAGCAAGCATCCCCAAAACTGACTGTAAACGAAACAGCAACTTTGgttacagttattttttttcctggatttttttttttcattaaaaaacaagtcCTTTCAGGGCTATAAGCGCAGGTtcttttggggtggggggtgctggagtgggTGGGTCCTGTTCCTTTCGCCTCTTAGGGTTTCATCTTTCTACTTCATGGTATTCCTTCCTTTTCGCGGTCGGGGAGGAAGAGGGTGGGTTGGGAGGTGATTTTTgcataaataaaaatttaaaaaaacttttttttaaaaaaaactgaaaaatcaaGCCCAAGTGGTCCAAGGCGCCGTCACGAACGTCCCACCAGGAAGAGCACGTCGCAAATGAGCTGCGACACGGTGGAGTTCATGAGCGGCGAGACGGACACGTCCAGCAGCCGCGACTCGTACAGCGTGAACTCGCAGCGGTTGTCCTCCAGCCGGGCCAGCGCGTGCAGGGCCCGCGCCGCCCGCCTCATCATGTCCACGCTGGTGGGCTCGGGCGGGTGGCCCTGCGCCTGCATCTGCAGCAGGGCGCCGGGGCTCTGCTGATACTGCGCCGCCGCCAAGCTGTCCTCCAGGAAACCCAGCAGGTTGCCCACGCTGCCCTTCTGCACGGCGATGGCACGGGCCGCCAGGGCGTCGCCCCGCGCCAGGTTGGCCAGCAGAACCACGGCCATCTCGCGGCACACGGCCGCCTTGCGCTCGCCCACCAGCCGCACCAGCGTGCCGTACAGCTTCTCCAGGCGGGGCGAGGGCGGCGTGGCCAGGATCAGGTCCACGTTGTTGTCCTGCACGCTCAGCTTGCTCAGCGTCTCCAGGACCAGCCTCTGCGGCGACAGCGAGCCGTGCGGCCCCAGCGCCGGGAAGGGGTCCAGGGCCTCGGCCGAGGGGCACACGGCCCAGTGGAGCAGGCCGTCCAGCAGCGGCAGGCAGATGCTCTCCGAGTAGAGCGACAGGTCCAGTTGGCCCGAGATGTTGGCCAGGGTCACCAGGCAGTTCTCCCGCAGGGCCTCCAGGCAGTCCCACCACCACTCGTCGCACTGgcgttggtggtggtggtggtggcgctgGCGCCgctgctgctggtggtggtgctgGCGCTGATCACGGCGGCTGTGGCGCACCGCCGCcgccccctcctcttcctcctctttctcgTAGGTGACGGGCGCCTGCTTGCGCTCGGGGTGCCGGTGGTGCAGCAGGACCAGGCGGCCCAGGAGCAGCAGCAGGCCCGGGTGCTTGGACATCTCCTGGTCGTTTCCCGGCACAAAGGAGAGCCCGCGCACCACGTTGGAGACGCACACGCAGCGGCGCGCCAGCGAGTCCTGCCAGTCGGACAGCGTGCCCAGCGGCGTCTCGTCTTTGCTGTGCGGCTCGTCTTCCAGGATCTTGGCCCTGTTGCGCCGCCGGCTCTGACGCTCGGGGTTGACGCCCAATGGGGGGGACTTGTCCAAATCCTCGCCTTCCTCCGAGCAGGGCCGCGTGGACGGGACCGGGTCGTCGGCGGTGGCCGGGGTCGGGACGGAGGCCGGGGCCCGGACCCGGAGCCGAGGCCGGGGCTCCGAGCGCCTCTCAAAGTGTGTCTGGATGTGCTCGGTGATGTCGCCGCCGCCCACGCTCCAGTGGAGCAGGCCGCTGTCGAAGCTCTGCCGTGGTCCCGCCCGGGACTCCCGCCCGGCCCGGAAGGGGTTCTTCTTGCGGACCACCTTGATGGGGAGCTTGTCGAATTTGCTGGCCTGCCGGGGCTTCTCGCCGTCCCGGGAAGAGCCCGAGCCGGCGTCCTCGCCTTGTTCGCTCTCCTCCTCGTCCcagtcctcctcgtcctcctccacctcctcctttaCTCGCGCCctggcctcctcctcctcctcctcctcgtccgaGTCCCCCTCGGGGGCGTCCGAGTCTTGGGCGGCGGGGTCCAGGAGGGTGCGCTGGCCGGGGTCGCCCACCTCGTACTCCTTGAGGATGCCGAAGATCTCGATCAGGCACCTTCTGAAGTACTCAACCACCAGCTCCAGGAATCCCGGTAGCTGCGAACAAAGTGGCGGCTGGCATTATTTTCCGACTCCAAGTTGCCCCTCCAATAAGCAGAATTTACCTGGCACAAGTTAAAGGTGGTGATGCTGTTGTCATCGTAGAGAAGGATGTTGATGGTGTCCAAGGCCCAGGTGCTCTCGGCCAGTAATCCCGatttgagtgacatcatcacacGCCACGCTTCCGGCGTGCCTGAATGGGAAAAGAGACACATTTGtttggcttcttcttcttcaaaaaaaaaacttttgaccaATCATTCTTAGATATATACGGCATATGTTCCCCATCCACCAAGTCGATAGAATGGATTAAGAGCGGTCACCCTACCGATGTCCTTCATGGTGAGGCGTCGGCGCGGCTTGAGGAGCGCTTGGGAGCATTCCACGGAGCCGGGGGGGAAGCCGGCGTCCCGCCGCATCATGGGCTGGTGCACGGGGGCCTGCCCGATGTGGGAGGCCGGCACCGGGGGCCCCGCCTTCTGCACCTTGATGCCCCCCGGGTGCATGTAGGGCGACTTGCTGGGCGACGTCCGGCTCTCCATGGGCCGGGGCACCGGCGCCGCCGGGCTGGACACCTGAGCAATGTGGTTCTGCGCCGTCGGGTAAGTGGACGGCAGGGGCCTGGTCATGGGGGGGCCCGCCGCGCCCGGCCCAAAGGCCGCCTGACGCTGGTTGACGTGGCCGCCCCACGGGCCCTCGTGGTTGGCGCGCTGCTCCGACGCCATCATCTCCTCGGGCCGGTTCATGCCGTGGTAGGCCGGCCCCTGGCCCGGGGCCGAGGGGGGGCCCGGCCGGTTGTGGTAGTTGGGGTAGCCCATCTCGTTGCGCCCCTGCCACACCGGCCCCTGGGGGCCGTCGGGGCCCGAGGGCACCGGGCTGCCCATCATCTGCGGGGGCATGGGCGACTGGGAATTGGGCCCCACGGGCGCCGGGCCGCGGTCCCGCCCGCCGAAGGGGAAAGGGAACTGATTCTGCGCGCCCGGGGGCCGGCGCTCCCCGCCGGGGTAGGCGTTGTACTGATTGTACATGTCCTGCGGGCCCTGGGGGCCCGACGACTGGGGTCCCGGGGGCTGCTGCCCGCTGTAAGCCACGTTGTACATTTCCCCCTCGTGGCGCTTGGCGGGGGGGCCGTAGACGCCGTCCACGGGACGCTTGTAGTTCTGTCGGGGAGTAGACACTTTAGAccttttgatttctttttttaaactgaccAAACTTTCTATAATCCATTTCTTCATGGCGTCCTTACCGCTTGCTGCTGGGGATACATTCCTGGTTGTTGGTTGGGATACGGGCCGCCAGGGGGCGCGCCTTGGCCGGGGTACTGATTGCCATAGGAGTCGTgtctaaaaaagaaagaacaagaCATTTCAGTCCACCTTGGATTCTTTTCAACCAGAATCAGTATGAAACTCAATGCTTTTTTAAGACACTTTAgcaacactttaaaaacatttaatgactTCTGTTTACAGAGCCGCCATTTTTCCAAGTTGCTGAAAATGCTCTAATAGTGTATTTGTCGTGCATTCACCTTTGCTGGGGCGGCGGTCGTCCGGGCGAGTACATGCCGGCCTCGGCTCCGGAAGGCATCATGTTGGACTGAGCGGGCCCGGGTCccatgccgccgccgccgccgccgccgccaccgtcaGGGCCCATGCCGCCACCACCAGGACCCATGCCGCCGCCTTCTTGCCTGCGGTCGTATCCGTAGGGGTACTGTTGCCTCTGGCCCATGGGCAGAGGTCCCATGGGTCCCGGCGGGCCTCGGTTGTACTGTTCCGCCATGGCGCTGTTGGGACTGGGCGACATGAACTGTTCTCCGGCttcaaaaaaagtccaaaaaaaaagcatcagttTATGTCCGACGGGTGGGTGGGATGGCGATTGGGGTCGTCTCCGTTTACCTTTCCTCATGCCGCCGAAGGGGTCCTTGGCGGATTCGTAAGGGCCCATGCGACCCATCATCTCCGCTTGGTAGTTCTGCGAGTTGGGGGTCATGGTGTTCCTCCTGGAAAAGGCCGGGTCGCCGCCGTCCGCAAAGGGGTCCTGAAGATTGACGCTACTCCTacaaaaaatacagtttcaATGAATAATCCAAAAAACTAGGGTATCTAGGTAGTTAAATGATCAACAATGTCTAATGGACTGTTTATGGATGGTTTGTGTCCGCCGGTTCGTACCTGGCGCCTGGCATGGGAGGCATTTGCGTGTGAGGCGTGGAAGCCGGCGTGGGCGGCTTCAGTTCTCCTCCCTCGGCCATGGAACTACTGGTGGACTGAGGAGTCTGCGGTCCTTGGAGCGATCCCGAACCGGctgcaaaaatgacaaaaaacaagaaGCGCATTACAAACTGGACGGATTCATCCCCAGCCCCGGAAGCAAACCGCCACACCCCCCTGACGTTGACCAACGACCCCCCGGTGGGCCGTCCAGTAATTCGACTTATTGTATTTCCTGTGCCACGGCGCTCCCTCCCGTCCAAGTGCCATGACTCACCGCTTCCCATTCATTAAATGGCATACGCGGGCGCTGCGCCGGGGTCAGCGCCAGGTTACGCTTATTCACAATGTCTGGCGTCACCGCCGCGCAACTCCCTCGCACCCTCACGCACCCACCGGCTCGCTtgcttgcccccccccccttcccccggCGGGGATTTCCCTTCTACAAGAGAGAGGAAAGGGGGGA encodes the following:
- the LOC144214885 gene encoding uncharacterized protein LOC144214885, coding for MACGIYLGVLLVYLLQAEHVICSWASQEARGMTYVGFGQYGDGHLRRKEILPQNNFRQAAMARASAQSGSDGLSRAHGLANPRSAYSSLKMVRPRPAAANVAVPKKPKRPYLSSPVASSGSVSRHHQRASHPTGRKDAGLERGGGEVRSSIFLPGYGKRKFLAGMKTSAKGTASKVQMGQETVRWRQASPKHSRGQMSFKSQRQWRQWPGADRRLSSPMDVLIIPERYGGFPIRRLKEPKPPKVALGRSAARHLRPETKWTRVKLPF
- the tmem222b gene encoding transmembrane protein 222b — encoded protein: MADSSEKESAKNYEIASERINPMAGRFPHCIVWTPIPVLSWLFPFIGHMGICTSTGVIRDFAGPYFVSEDNMAFGKPTKYWMLDVSKVYTGAWDSAVHDASEEYKHRMHNLCCDNCHSHVAMALNLMRYDDSASWNMLKLCLLLLLRGKHISCAGFLKTWLPFLTLVAVAATVALAVHLR